One window of the Nitrospirota bacterium genome contains the following:
- a CDS encoding thiolase family protein — protein MRKVMVVGVGMTHFGKFPDRSLKDLAREAVESALKNAGMDKGALQAAYVGNAMAGLMSGQECIRGQVLLRPLGIEAIPIVNAENACASSSTAFHLGWMAVASGMIDVALALGVEKLYDEDKKKSFRALGSAVDVEMMAQIAEALKASSDKPAPGEAGSQRSLFMDFYAMVARMHMDRFGTKKEHFAKIAVKNHYHGSLNPHAQYRERVTVDEVMGSPPVVEPLTRMMTSPIGDGAAAAIVCDEATARRFTTKPIHVRASVLVSGKDRSFGEPGIVERAARKAYEIAGLGPKEISVAEVHDATSTAELLAYEELGLCAEGEGGRLVDEGATTLGGRIPVNTSGGLCSKGHPVGATGIAQISEVVWQLRGEAGDRQVAGANVGLTQNGGGALGNEAAAMAVHILSV, from the coding sequence ATGAGAAAAGTGATGGTCGTCGGAGTCGGCATGACTCACTTCGGGAAATTTCCCGACCGTTCTCTGAAAGACCTCGCCCGCGAGGCCGTGGAGAGTGCGCTCAAGAATGCCGGAATGGACAAGGGCGCACTCCAAGCCGCCTACGTCGGCAACGCGATGGCCGGCCTCATGTCCGGACAAGAATGCATACGTGGCCAAGTACTCCTCAGACCCCTCGGCATCGAGGCGATCCCCATCGTCAACGCCGAAAACGCATGCGCCAGCTCTTCGACGGCGTTCCACCTCGGCTGGATGGCCGTGGCTTCGGGGATGATCGATGTCGCCCTCGCCCTCGGGGTGGAGAAGCTTTATGATGAGGACAAGAAGAAATCCTTTCGCGCTCTGGGCAGCGCGGTGGATGTCGAAATGATGGCGCAAATCGCCGAAGCCCTGAAGGCCTCGTCCGACAAACCCGCGCCCGGTGAGGCGGGATCACAGCGGAGCCTGTTCATGGACTTCTACGCGATGGTCGCCCGGATGCACATGGATCGATTCGGCACAAAGAAAGAACACTTTGCGAAGATCGCGGTGAAGAACCATTACCACGGAAGCCTCAACCCACACGCCCAGTACCGGGAGCGCGTGACTGTCGATGAAGTCATGGGCTCTCCTCCCGTCGTCGAGCCGCTCACGCGGATGATGACGTCGCCCATCGGCGACGGCGCCGCCGCCGCGATCGTCTGCGATGAAGCCACGGCCAGGCGATTCACCACGAAGCCCATCCACGTTCGTGCTTCGGTGCTCGTTTCGGGGAAAGATCGATCGTTCGGAGAGCCGGGCATCGTCGAACGGGCCGCGCGGAAGGCTTACGAAATCGCCGGCCTGGGCCCCAAGGAGATCAGCGTCGCCGAGGTTCACGATGCCACTTCCACCGCCGAGCTTCTCGCCTACGAAGAACTCGGGCTATGTGCTGAAGGTGAAGGAGGCCGGCTCGTGGATGAAGGAGCCACAACGCTCGGAGGGCGAATTCCGGTGAACACAAGCGGAGGACTCTGCTCCAAAGGCCATCCGGTCGGCGCCACGGGCATCGCCCAGATCTCGGAGGTCGTGTGGCAACTCAGAGGCGAGGCCGGCGATCGGCAGGTCGCGGGCGCCAATGTCGGCCTCACCCAGAACGGCGGAGGCGCGCTCGGGAACGAAGCCGCCGCGATGGCCGTGCACATACTCAGCGTGTGA
- a CDS encoding acyl-CoA dehydrogenase family protein translates to MATDFYNWLGKKLFSKPGLRDPLKTPKALERFRTELRIWLDKEIAPHVPELDRHPTDALQLELIRKAGHAGWLTMLVPKRYGGDLSMIDFFRFGLLKAAVFTEEIAAVCPGVCVLFGAHTLGLLPLFISFDPRILKKFLRLVAERSRTERPALFAFAITEPSAGSDVEDTEGSRKAKLSTFARRENGGYVLNGCKCFISGGNLATHVTVFAALDKEKGISSWTAFVVPTDSKGFSIGRVEHKMGQRASPAAELILEDVHIPEDHRVGAEGEGWRLNHQTLDLSRPAVGAIALGSARFAFEKAMAIARTSGGMADRSLKYELADLAMKIEAARTLVWRAASTFPPDPALSAMSKCFASDVSMEVCSRVIDLLGESGVTAAAGVEKAFRDVKLTQIYEGTNQIQRMRIAESWEDS, encoded by the coding sequence ATGGCAACTGACTTCTACAACTGGCTTGGGAAGAAACTCTTCTCGAAACCCGGGCTGCGCGACCCCCTGAAAACACCGAAGGCATTGGAGCGGTTCCGGACCGAATTGCGAATCTGGCTGGACAAGGAGATCGCGCCGCATGTTCCAGAGCTGGACCGTCATCCCACCGACGCGTTGCAACTCGAACTGATCCGAAAAGCCGGCCACGCCGGTTGGCTGACGATGCTGGTACCGAAACGGTACGGAGGCGATTTGAGCATGATCGACTTCTTCCGTTTCGGACTCCTCAAGGCCGCCGTTTTCACGGAAGAGATCGCGGCGGTCTGTCCCGGCGTCTGCGTCCTGTTCGGCGCACATACGCTCGGGCTGCTCCCGTTGTTCATCTCGTTCGATCCACGCATCCTCAAGAAATTCCTTCGGCTCGTGGCGGAGCGGTCGCGCACGGAACGGCCTGCCCTCTTCGCCTTCGCCATCACCGAGCCGTCCGCGGGCTCCGATGTTGAGGACACCGAAGGCAGCCGCAAGGCGAAACTGTCGACGTTTGCCCGTCGCGAGAACGGTGGGTACGTTTTGAACGGATGCAAATGTTTCATCTCGGGGGGGAACCTGGCGACGCACGTCACGGTCTTCGCCGCCCTCGACAAAGAGAAGGGAATCTCCTCGTGGACGGCATTCGTCGTCCCCACCGACTCCAAGGGGTTTTCCATCGGCCGCGTCGAACACAAGATGGGGCAGCGCGCCAGTCCGGCGGCCGAGCTGATCTTGGAAGATGTGCACATTCCGGAGGATCACCGCGTAGGCGCCGAAGGCGAGGGATGGCGCCTGAATCACCAGACTTTGGACCTCTCACGCCCCGCCGTGGGCGCAATTGCGCTCGGGTCGGCGCGATTCGCCTTCGAGAAGGCCATGGCGATCGCGCGAACGTCGGGAGGCATGGCCGATCGCAGTTTGAAGTACGAACTGGCCGATCTCGCCATGAAGATCGAGGCCGCCCGGACTCTCGTCTGGAGGGCCGCCTCAACTTTCCCGCCCGATCCGGCCTTGTCGGCCATGTCGAAATGCTTTGCCAGCGACGTCTCCATGGAGGTCTGTTCTCGTGTCATCGATCTCCTTGGGGAGAGCGGCGTCACAGCGGCGGCAGGAGTCGAGAAGGCGTTCCGTGACGTAAAGCTCACTCAGATTTATGAAGGCACCAACCAAATCCAGCGAATGAGAATTGCCGAATCGTGGGAGGATTCATGA
- a CDS encoding acyl-CoA/acyl-ACP dehydrogenase: MSATPISRLPDSADLLVQVGATARRLAQSVILPQLRAFDSDQSARAWGEISSQLGANGLLDPPFDAADPSSPGLIAAILREIAATCPGVAAALWSHYSGCLPFWLSGQSINRTELTACSSAGLAPGVPHRSFGSTASIQAVDYSESGTTGSFSLLPLLTQDSTDGLLGLRACRFGDFGAENDRQEKSSILTLDISSARALARSTEAISLPWLAAVAASNAESAIREATDYARSRYQGCGLIIDHPVIRTMLGRMTMLNAATRALVDKAIESRDPVQAGLAKAFATQSAEQICSEAIQVLGGYGYMEDYGLEKRLRDAKTLCIIGRSNRNLVDRAGARLDEDHHGN; the protein is encoded by the coding sequence GTGAGCGCCACGCCGATTTCCCGACTCCCCGATTCCGCTGATCTACTCGTCCAAGTCGGGGCCACAGCGCGCCGGCTGGCCCAGTCCGTGATCCTTCCACAATTGCGAGCATTCGACTCGGATCAATCCGCGCGGGCGTGGGGCGAGATATCCTCCCAACTTGGCGCCAACGGGCTCCTCGATCCTCCGTTTGACGCTGCGGATCCCTCGAGCCCGGGATTGATCGCCGCGATTCTTCGGGAAATCGCGGCAACGTGTCCGGGGGTCGCCGCGGCACTCTGGTCGCATTACTCCGGCTGCCTCCCCTTCTGGCTATCGGGCCAATCCATTAACAGGACGGAGCTCACAGCATGCAGTTCCGCGGGATTGGCGCCGGGAGTCCCGCACCGCTCCTTCGGCTCCACGGCGTCGATCCAGGCGGTGGACTACTCCGAGAGCGGAACAACCGGATCCTTCAGCCTGCTCCCCCTCCTCACGCAGGATTCGACGGATGGATTGCTGGGGCTGCGTGCCTGCCGCTTTGGAGATTTCGGGGCCGAGAACGACCGGCAGGAGAAGAGTTCGATCCTGACGCTCGACATTTCGTCGGCGCGCGCCCTTGCCCGCTCCACCGAGGCGATTTCCCTCCCTTGGCTGGCCGCCGTCGCCGCCTCCAATGCGGAATCGGCCATCCGTGAAGCAACGGACTACGCCCGGAGCCGATACCAGGGATGCGGTCTGATCATCGATCATCCGGTCATTCGGACGATGCTCGGTCGGATGACCATGCTGAATGCAGCCACACGCGCTTTGGTCGACAAGGCCATCGAATCGAGGGATCCGGTCCAAGCCGGACTCGCCAAGGCGTTCGCCACCCAATCGGCTGAACAGATTTGCTCGGAGGCGATTCAAGTCCTCGGCGGATACGGCTACATGGAGGACTATGGGCTGGAAAAACGACTGCGGGACGCCAAGACGCTCTGCATCATCGGCCGATCCAACCGCAATCTGGTCGATCGGGCCGGGGCCCGGCTGGACGAAGACCACCATGGCAACTGA
- a CDS encoding molybdopterin-dependent oxidoreductase, whose amino-acid sequence MGLVSRRQFLEITGTGSLALSLPHFLPSCSKPTPHEPRATNHEPRSYSGYQDLYRQSWTWDSVVKSTHNLNCWYQQNCLFHLYVKDGVVLREEQVADYPQTNDQVPDFNPRGCNKGACYAAMMINPSRLKYPLKRVGPRGNGKWQRVSWDEALGEIAERIVDSIQKDGPDSVVWDPGGNPVSVISFASAWLLSDHMGTVFMDINCEIGDEQQGAAVTYGHPGCDRSADDWFNSDLILVWGGNPVYTQIPNMHFLLEARYNGTKIVSVCPDFSPSSVHTDLWVPVKPGTDAALALSMAHVVVSEKRYNADLIREQTDLPFLVRMDNRKFLRESDMKSGGDDALFHLFDLTGRSVVPARTDTLKLGKILPALEGEFEVETLHGRVKVRPAFELLKDMLRSYDPEPASRICGTPPDLIRKLAHMMADAKAATNVCTSNISKFYHGDLMMRAQILIYVLCGHLGRKGAGYVSASFLLPDGFTQYLSARPGRLARILLRNSPAIYKMIRQGRGWRDAVLELMRETYIHDRFLTNSTLFWYVHGGLAEVSGRSREWDPHLKKDVDEYIREAWKKNWQVVDPRPPKRPNVYWSLMGNPLRRVRSAHKLLEHFFPKLDLIVSTELRMSSTALYSDFVLPVASAYEKTTLIGGNTNSLAPFDHITQKATSYFEAKDEWEIFCALAKHLQRVARERRLKPYVDRMGRERRLDRVFREMTDGGDLPPDRGDKISENVVNASTNLGKTRWKELKEKGYARFTGLGRNPGNWGNACDIKPGETISPHTWFTEKKMPWPTLTGRVQFYIDHDLYLELGEELPVHKDPPKAAGDYPVTLTGGHTRWSIHSTWRSDASMLRLQRGLPVMYVNGADARRRGVRDGDRVTVRNDIGSFVIMAKTSPAVRPGQAMIYHAWENYQFEGGMGYRNVLPSPINPIELVGDYGHIRPVPAILQPGQSDRDTRIDYRRVMGHGP is encoded by the coding sequence ATGGGACTCGTTTCCCGCAGGCAATTTCTCGAGATCACCGGAACCGGGTCTCTCGCCCTCAGCCTCCCCCATTTCCTCCCCTCATGTTCGAAGCCCACTCCTCACGAGCCACGAGCGACGAACCACGAGCCACGATCCTATTCCGGCTACCAAGACCTCTACCGTCAGAGTTGGACGTGGGATTCCGTCGTCAAAAGCACTCACAACCTCAACTGCTGGTACCAACAGAATTGCCTCTTCCACCTGTATGTCAAAGACGGCGTGGTCCTTCGCGAAGAACAGGTAGCCGACTATCCGCAAACGAACGATCAGGTTCCGGATTTCAATCCCCGTGGCTGCAACAAGGGCGCCTGCTACGCGGCCATGATGATCAACCCGAGCCGCCTCAAATATCCCTTGAAACGCGTGGGGCCCAGGGGGAACGGCAAATGGCAGAGGGTTTCATGGGATGAAGCGCTCGGTGAAATCGCGGAGCGGATCGTCGACTCGATCCAGAAGGACGGCCCGGATTCCGTCGTCTGGGATCCCGGCGGCAATCCCGTTTCCGTGATCTCCTTTGCAAGCGCCTGGCTCCTCTCCGACCACATGGGTACCGTGTTCATGGACATCAATTGCGAGATCGGTGACGAGCAGCAGGGCGCCGCCGTTACGTATGGGCACCCCGGATGCGACCGGTCGGCGGACGACTGGTTCAATTCGGACCTCATCCTCGTGTGGGGCGGGAATCCCGTCTACACCCAGATCCCCAACATGCACTTCCTGCTCGAAGCCCGCTACAACGGCACGAAAATCGTCTCGGTCTGCCCGGACTTCAGTCCCTCCAGCGTCCACACGGACCTCTGGGTCCCCGTGAAACCCGGCACCGATGCCGCTCTCGCCCTTTCCATGGCGCACGTGGTTGTTTCCGAGAAGCGATACAACGCCGATCTGATCCGTGAGCAAACCGATCTCCCCTTCCTCGTGCGCATGGACAACCGCAAATTCCTGCGCGAATCGGACATGAAGAGTGGGGGTGATGACGCCCTCTTCCACCTGTTCGACCTGACCGGTCGCAGCGTGGTCCCCGCGCGGACGGATACGCTGAAACTCGGCAAGATCCTCCCCGCGCTTGAAGGGGAATTCGAAGTCGAAACTCTCCATGGCCGCGTGAAGGTCCGCCCGGCCTTCGAGCTTCTGAAGGACATGCTCCGTTCCTACGATCCGGAGCCTGCATCCAGGATCTGCGGCACCCCCCCGGACCTGATTCGCAAGCTCGCCCACATGATGGCGGATGCCAAGGCGGCCACCAACGTCTGCACCAGCAATATCTCGAAGTTCTACCACGGCGATCTCATGATGCGGGCGCAGATTCTCATCTACGTTTTGTGCGGGCATCTCGGCCGGAAGGGCGCCGGCTATGTGTCGGCCTCCTTCCTCCTGCCGGATGGATTCACGCAGTACCTCTCGGCCCGACCCGGACGGCTCGCCCGTATTCTGCTCCGAAACTCCCCCGCCATCTATAAAATGATCCGGCAGGGCCGGGGTTGGAGAGACGCGGTGCTCGAGCTGATGCGCGAAACGTATATCCACGATCGCTTTCTGACCAACTCGACGCTTTTCTGGTACGTCCACGGCGGGCTCGCGGAAGTGAGCGGCCGCTCGCGCGAGTGGGATCCGCATCTCAAGAAAGACGTGGACGAATACATCCGCGAGGCTTGGAAGAAGAATTGGCAGGTGGTCGATCCACGACCGCCGAAGCGTCCCAACGTCTACTGGAGTCTCATGGGCAATCCGCTGCGGCGCGTGCGTAGCGCCCACAAGCTTCTGGAGCACTTCTTCCCGAAGCTCGACCTCATCGTATCCACGGAGCTCCGGATGAGTTCGACGGCCTTGTATTCCGATTTCGTCCTCCCCGTCGCCTCCGCCTACGAAAAGACGACCCTCATCGGCGGGAACACCAACTCTCTGGCTCCATTCGACCACATCACACAGAAGGCAACGTCGTATTTCGAAGCCAAGGATGAATGGGAAATCTTCTGTGCTCTGGCGAAACACCTCCAGAGGGTCGCGCGCGAGCGGCGCCTGAAGCCCTACGTCGATCGAATGGGACGCGAACGCCGCCTCGACCGGGTGTTTAGGGAGATGACGGACGGCGGCGATCTTCCACCCGACCGCGGGGACAAGATTTCCGAGAACGTGGTGAACGCCTCGACCAACCTTGGCAAGACGCGTTGGAAGGAACTGAAGGAGAAAGGCTACGCGCGCTTCACCGGGCTGGGGCGCAACCCCGGAAACTGGGGGAACGCGTGTGATATCAAGCCGGGGGAAACAATCAGCCCGCATACGTGGTTTACCGAGAAGAAAATGCCGTGGCCCACGCTCACGGGCCGCGTCCAGTTCTACATCGACCACGACCTCTACCTGGAACTCGGCGAGGAATTGCCGGTGCACAAGGACCCACCGAAAGCCGCGGGTGACTACCCGGTAACGTTGACCGGCGGGCACACCCGCTGGAGCATCCACTCTACCTGGCGCTCGGATGCGTCCATGCTCCGGCTCCAACGCGGGCTTCCCGTCATGTACGTAAACGGGGCCGATGCTCGGCGCCGGGGAGTTCGCGATGGCGACCGCGTCACCGTGCGCAATGATATCGGATCGTTCGTGATCATGGCCAAAACGTCGCCCGCCGTCCGGCCGGGGCAGGCCATGATCTACCACGCTTGGGAAAATTATCAGTTCGAGGGCGGGATGGGTTACCGAAACGTGCTGCCCAGCCCGATCAATCCGATCGAATTGGTCGGGGACTATGGCCACATCCGACCCGTCCCCGCCATTCTCCAACCGGGACAAAGCGATCGCGACACGCGGATCGACTATCGAAGAGTCATGGGTCATGGTCCATGA